In bacterium, a single window of DNA contains:
- the lysS gene encoding lysine--tRNA ligase, translating into MESDALDQIAARRSKLDALRAAGVNPYPNDFAPSHTTAEVARRYGEHDAEALAGVTERIAIAGRIVAKRDFGKASFLHLLDRDGRLQVHVKRDALGDDAFAVFKLADVGDVVGVVGTPFRTKTGELTLAAQTFRVLSKALRPLPEKWHGLTDVEARYRQRYVDLIANEEARATFRRRTQIIQFLRGFFTGRGYIEVETPMMQPIPGGAAAKPFVTHHNALAMDLYLRIAPELYLKRLLVGGFDRVFELNRVFRNEGVSTRHNPEFTLLEFYQAYATYEDLMALTEELFSALADAVAGTRRVPYLGHDIDLTPPYRRVAIPEFVAERCALPLDAVRALDRDALRAAADAIGGPFRKSYEQQYGAASAPGYLLLDLFEYLAEPELIQPTFVFEYPVAVSPLARRNERAPAFVDRFELFIAGQEMANAFSELNDPDDQRGRLESQLAQKAAGDEEAHEMDEDFLRAIEHGMPPAAGEGIGIDRLVMLLTDSASIRDVILFPHMRPERR; encoded by the coding sequence GCGAGCACGACGCCGAGGCGCTGGCCGGGGTCACCGAGCGGATCGCCATCGCCGGCCGCATCGTCGCCAAGCGCGACTTCGGCAAGGCATCCTTCCTCCACCTGCTCGACCGCGACGGCCGGCTGCAGGTGCACGTGAAGCGCGACGCGCTCGGCGACGACGCCTTCGCGGTGTTCAAGCTCGCCGACGTCGGCGACGTCGTCGGGGTCGTCGGGACGCCGTTCCGCACCAAGACCGGCGAGCTGACGCTCGCGGCGCAGACCTTCCGCGTCCTGTCGAAGGCGCTCCGGCCGCTGCCCGAGAAGTGGCACGGGCTCACCGACGTCGAGGCGCGCTACCGCCAACGCTACGTCGATCTGATCGCCAACGAGGAGGCGCGCGCGACCTTCCGCCGCCGCACGCAGATCATCCAGTTCCTGCGCGGCTTCTTCACCGGGCGCGGCTACATCGAGGTGGAGACGCCGATGATGCAGCCGATCCCCGGCGGCGCGGCGGCGAAGCCCTTCGTCACCCATCACAACGCGCTCGCCATGGACCTCTACCTGCGCATCGCGCCGGAGCTCTATCTCAAGCGCCTGCTGGTCGGCGGCTTCGACCGCGTCTTCGAGCTCAACCGCGTGTTCCGCAACGAGGGCGTCTCCACCCGCCACAATCCGGAATTCACCCTGCTCGAGTTCTACCAGGCGTACGCGACGTACGAGGACCTGATGGCACTGACCGAGGAGCTCTTCAGCGCCCTCGCCGACGCCGTCGCCGGCACCCGCCGCGTGCCGTACCTGGGGCACGACATCGACCTCACGCCCCCCTACCGCCGCGTCGCCATCCCCGAATTCGTCGCCGAGCGCTGCGCGCTGCCGCTCGACGCGGTGCGGGCGCTCGACCGCGACGCGCTGCGCGCCGCCGCCGACGCGATCGGCGGCCCGTTCCGCAAGAGCTACGAGCAGCAGTACGGCGCCGCGTCGGCGCCCGGCTACCTGCTGCTCGACCTCTTCGAATACCTCGCCGAGCCGGAGCTCATCCAGCCGACCTTCGTCTTCGAGTACCCGGTCGCCGTCTCGCCGCTGGCGCGGCGCAACGAGCGCGCGCCGGCGTTCGTCGACCGCTTCGAGCTGTTCATCGCCGGCCAGGAGATGGCGAACGCCTTCTCCGAGCTCAACGATCCCGATGACCAGCGCGGCCGCCTGGAATCGCAACTGGCGCAGAAGGCCGCCGGCGACGAGGAGGCGCATGAGATGGACGAGGACTTCCTGCGCGCCATCGAGCACGGCATGCCGCCGGCGGCGGGGGAGGGGATCGGCATCGACCGGCTGGTGATGCTGCTCACCGACTCGGCGTCGATCCGCGACGTGATCCTCTTCCCGCACATGCGGCCCGAGCGCCGCTGA